A genomic region of Roseateles amylovorans contains the following coding sequences:
- the tolA gene encoding cell envelope integrity protein TolA → MSTLVSRFHPDRDPLRPPPAPGLGRGFGFAVVAHILLVGALSFGVNWRSAPTPALEAELWSAIPQAAAPKEQLPPETPVEPKPKPEPPKPQEPTREEIQAQRDAEIAIAKAKERKQREDQELRDAEEKKRKLEQQKKDEADKKERDRKDAERKQDQAKKDDAAKQEKAKRDADALREKQRQENLQRIAGMAGATGAPNATGSALKSSGPSANYAGRIKARVRPNIVYNDPGGASNPEAEVEVRAAPDGTIVSRKIVKSSGLEDFDNAVLRALDKTEVLPRDTDGTVPRVMIITFRPRE, encoded by the coding sequence ATGAGCACCCTGGTCTCCCGATTCCATCCCGATCGCGACCCGCTTCGCCCGCCGCCCGCCCCGGGGCTGGGGCGTGGCTTCGGCTTTGCGGTCGTGGCCCACATCCTGTTGGTGGGCGCGTTGAGCTTTGGCGTCAACTGGCGCTCGGCCCCCACGCCGGCGCTGGAGGCGGAACTCTGGTCCGCCATCCCCCAGGCCGCCGCCCCCAAGGAACAACTTCCGCCGGAAACACCGGTCGAACCCAAGCCCAAGCCCGAGCCGCCGAAGCCGCAGGAGCCCACCCGCGAAGAGATCCAGGCCCAGCGCGACGCGGAGATCGCCATCGCCAAGGCCAAGGAGCGCAAGCAGCGCGAGGATCAGGAACTGCGCGACGCCGAAGAGAAAAAGCGCAAGCTCGAGCAGCAGAAGAAGGACGAGGCCGACAAGAAGGAACGCGACCGCAAGGACGCCGAGCGCAAGCAGGACCAGGCCAAGAAGGACGACGCGGCCAAGCAGGAGAAAGCCAAGCGCGACGCCGATGCCCTGCGCGAGAAACAGCGCCAGGAAAACCTGCAGCGCATCGCCGGCATGGCCGGTGCCACCGGGGCGCCCAATGCCACCGGATCGGCGCTGAAGAGTTCCGGCCCATCGGCCAACTATGCCGGCCGCATCAAGGCGCGGGTCCGTCCGAACATCGTCTACAACGATCCGGGCGGTGCCAGCAACCCGGAAGCGGAAGTGGAAGTGCGCGCGGCACCGGACGGCACCATCGTCTCCCGCAAGATCGTCAAGTCCAGCGGCCTGGAGGACTTCGACAACGCGGTCCTGCGCGCGCTGGACAAGACCGAGGTGCTGCCGCGGGACACCGACGGCACCGTGCCCCGGGTGATGATCATCACCTTCCGGCCGCGGGAGTAA
- the tolQ gene encoding protein TolQ, producing the protein MNQDLSIISLIAHASLTVQLVIAALLLVSLASWSVIFSKLIALGRIKARNESFEHEFWSGKNLNDLFNSVSNRTDGAPLERIFASGMREFLKLREKRVTEPNGLLDGARRAMRASYQRELDAMESHLSFLASVGSVSPYVGLFGTIWGIMHAFVGLSNLTQVTLATVAPGIAEALVATAIGLFAAIPAVLAYNRFARQIDRNAITLETFIEEFSNILQRNAGQPAPAAAR; encoded by the coding sequence ATGAACCAAGACCTCTCCATCATCTCCCTGATCGCGCATGCCAGCCTGACGGTGCAGCTCGTGATCGCCGCTTTGTTGCTGGTCTCGCTGGCCAGTTGGAGCGTGATCTTCAGCAAGCTGATCGCGCTGGGCCGCATCAAGGCACGCAACGAGTCCTTCGAGCATGAGTTCTGGTCCGGCAAGAACCTCAACGACCTGTTCAACAGCGTCTCCAACCGCACCGACGGCGCGCCGCTGGAACGCATCTTCGCCTCCGGCATGCGGGAGTTCCTGAAGCTGCGCGAGAAGCGGGTCACCGAACCCAACGGCCTGCTGGACGGCGCCCGCCGCGCCATGCGCGCCAGCTATCAGCGCGAGCTCGATGCGATGGAATCGCATCTCTCGTTCCTGGCCTCGGTCGGTTCGGTGTCGCCCTATGTCGGGCTGTTCGGCACCATCTGGGGCATCATGCATGCCTTCGTCGGCCTGTCCAACCTGACCCAGGTCACCCTGGCCACGGTGGCGCCTGGCATCGCCGAAGCCCTGGTGGCGACGGCCATCGGCCTGTTCGCGGCGATTCCGGCGGTGCTGGCCTACAACCGCTTTGCCCGCCAGATCGACCGCAATGCCATCACGCTGGAGACCTTCATCGAAGAGTTCTCCAACATCCTTCAGCGCAACGCCGGCCAACCCGCGCCGGCTGCGGCCCGCTGA
- a CDS encoding DUF692 domain-containing protein, with amino-acid sequence MSTGARLKPTAVGVGWRQPHYREVMATGADDVSGPGGALSTLRPARSLGVDFLEVHTENFLAAGGAARQMLLDASTCHSISLHGVGLGLGSACGLDLTHLRRIRELADQVRPVLMSEHACFARVTPGGQGAQVLHAQDLLPLPFSAVSLDLLVEQVQIAQDMLGRRLLIENLSACVAWADDHIPEPEFFNRLAQRSGCGLLLDLNNLYVNALNRGHAQSDVDVDVDVDVDADADADADALRAACAWVDAIDPSIVGEIHLAGHLRRDGLVIDDHGSRVCKDVWRLYAHALRRLGPRPTLIEWDTDVPPWSVLLDEVAQVRRAQSTLQWGAGEVIA; translated from the coding sequence GTGAGCACCGGCGCCAGGCTGAAGCCGACTGCGGTCGGCGTCGGCTGGCGCCAGCCCCATTACCGCGAGGTGATGGCGACTGGCGCGGACGACGTGTCCGGCCCCGGCGGCGCGCTGTCGACGCTACGCCCGGCGAGGTCGCTCGGGGTGGACTTTCTGGAGGTCCACACCGAGAACTTTCTCGCTGCGGGCGGCGCTGCTCGTCAGATGCTGCTGGACGCCTCCACCTGCCATTCGATCAGTCTGCATGGCGTGGGTCTGGGCCTCGGATCCGCCTGCGGGCTGGACCTCACCCATCTGCGACGGATCCGTGAGCTGGCTGATCAGGTGCGACCGGTGCTGATGTCCGAGCATGCGTGTTTCGCTCGGGTGACGCCGGGTGGGCAGGGCGCTCAGGTGCTGCATGCGCAGGACCTGCTGCCCTTGCCCTTCAGTGCGGTCAGCCTGGACCTGCTGGTCGAGCAGGTGCAGATCGCTCAGGACATGCTGGGCCGCCGGCTGCTGATCGAAAACCTCAGCGCCTGCGTGGCCTGGGCGGACGATCACATCCCCGAGCCGGAATTCTTCAACCGCCTCGCGCAGCGTTCGGGCTGCGGCCTGTTGCTGGATCTGAACAATCTGTATGTCAACGCATTGAATCGCGGCCATGCTCAAAGCGATGTCGATGTCGATGTCGATGTCGATGTCGATGCCGATGCCGATGCCGATGCCGATGCCTTGCGCGCCGCATGCGCCTGGGTTGATGCGATCGATCCAAGCATCGTCGGCGAAATTCATCTGGCCGGACATCTGCGACGGGATGGCTTGGTGATCGACGATCACGGCAGCCGGGTGTGCAAGGACGTGTGGCGTCTCTACGCGCATGCCCTGCGACGGCTCGGCCCTCGGCCCACCCTCATCGAATGGGACACCGACGTGCCGCCGTGGTCGGTGCTGCTGGACGAGGTGGCGCAAGTCCGTCGGGCCCAGTCGACGCTGCAGTGGGGTGCGGGGGAGGTGATCGCATGA
- the ribH gene encoding 6,7-dimethyl-8-ribityllumazine synthase, protein MQGSDKGQTAPLNGRGLRIGIVQARFNDTLTGALAKACLAELARLGVSSDDIRHVTVPGALEVPVALQAMAKSQRFDALVALGCIIRGETYHFELVANESGAGVTRLSLDHGVPIANAILTVENDAQAWARADEKGRDAGTVAVEMALLLKELK, encoded by the coding sequence ATGCAAGGATCTGACAAAGGCCAGACGGCCCCCCTGAACGGTCGCGGACTGCGTATCGGCATCGTCCAGGCCCGTTTCAACGACACCCTCACCGGCGCGCTGGCCAAGGCTTGCCTGGCCGAGCTGGCACGCCTTGGCGTGTCGAGCGACGACATCCGCCATGTGACGGTGCCAGGCGCCCTGGAAGTGCCGGTGGCGCTGCAGGCGATGGCCAAGAGCCAACGCTTCGACGCACTGGTGGCGCTCGGCTGCATCATTCGCGGCGAAACCTACCATTTCGAATTGGTGGCCAATGAGAGCGGCGCCGGTGTGACCCGGCTGTCCCTCGACCACGGTGTGCCCATTGCCAATGCCATCCTGACCGTGGAAAACGACGCCCAAGCCTGGGCCCGCGCCGACGAAAAAGGCCGCGACGCCGGAACGGTCGCCGTGGAAATGGCGCTGCTGCTGAAAGAACTCAAGTGA
- the nusB gene encoding transcription antitermination factor NusB, whose amino-acid sequence MTTKDTPHDNGGPAAGKPATSAGAKPGDKRAPVKSARRRAREHALQGIYQWLLTGDELAVIDAHTREQEGFEKSDRNLYDKVFYGAVEDAADLDAVLARHADRKTTELSPIEHAILMIGAFELKHSIDVPYKVAINEAVELAKSFGGTDGHKYVNGVLDRAAADLRPVEVKAARG is encoded by the coding sequence GTGACGACCAAGGACACCCCCCACGACAACGGCGGCCCAGCCGCCGGCAAGCCGGCCACCTCTGCGGGTGCCAAACCGGGTGACAAACGCGCGCCGGTCAAGTCGGCGCGCCGCCGCGCCCGCGAGCATGCCCTGCAAGGCATCTATCAATGGCTGCTGACCGGTGACGAGCTCGCTGTGATCGATGCCCACACCCGTGAGCAGGAAGGCTTCGAAAAGAGTGACCGCAACCTCTACGACAAGGTGTTCTACGGCGCCGTCGAGGATGCCGCCGATCTGGACGCGGTGCTGGCCCGCCATGCGGACCGGAAGACCACCGAGCTGTCGCCCATCGAGCATGCGATCCTGATGATCGGCGCGTTCGAGCTCAAGCACAGCATCGACGTGCCCTACAAGGTCGCGATCAACGAGGCCGTGGAACTGGCCAAGTCCTTCGGCGGGACTGACGGCCACAAGTACGTCAATGGCGTGCTGGACCGCGCCGCGGCGGACCTGCGTCCGGTCGAGGTCAAAGCCGCTCGCGGCTGA
- a CDS encoding pyridoxal phosphate-dependent aminotransferase yields the protein MKLAARLQEIEPFYVMECAKRADEIARSAVCDPARGGRHMIYLNIGEPDFGASAAVREAAARFTAAGRVPYTQATGLIALRQRLSDWYRNTQNLPIDPSRIVITAGASAALQLACLALFEAGDEVLMPDPSYPCNRHFVAAVDATPRLLPSSAEQRFQLSLDQLQAHWTAHSRAVLLASPSNPTGTSIAPDELARIHAFVRERGGVTLVDEIYQAISYDDRYRRSALALGDDVISINSFSKYFGMTGWRLGWLVLPPSMMSAVEKLAQNLYICPSTIAQQAALACFEPESLAEYERRRHELRQRRDMVVPALQAMGLPVPVVPDGAFYVWADASASGTGLSSWDLCMDLMQQAQVALTPGRDFGPAFGERFLRLSFSSSTEDLRDALARIRVRLDQLRH from the coding sequence ATGAAGCTCGCCGCCCGCCTGCAGGAAATCGAACCCTTCTATGTCATGGAATGCGCCAAGCGGGCCGATGAGATCGCCCGTTCGGCGGTGTGTGACCCGGCCCGTGGCGGCCGGCACATGATCTACCTGAACATCGGCGAGCCCGATTTCGGCGCCAGCGCGGCGGTGCGGGAGGCCGCGGCGCGTTTCACCGCCGCCGGGCGCGTGCCCTACACCCAGGCCACCGGCCTGATTGCGTTGCGCCAGCGTCTGTCCGACTGGTATCGCAACACGCAGAACCTGCCGATCGATCCGTCCCGCATCGTCATCACCGCCGGGGCCTCGGCTGCGTTGCAGTTGGCTTGCCTGGCCCTGTTCGAAGCCGGTGATGAGGTCCTGATGCCGGACCCGAGCTATCCCTGCAATCGCCACTTCGTCGCGGCGGTGGACGCCACACCGCGCCTGTTGCCCTCCAGCGCCGAGCAGCGCTTCCAGCTGTCGCTGGATCAGTTGCAGGCGCACTGGACCGCCCACAGCCGCGCGGTGCTGCTGGCCTCGCCCAGCAACCCCACCGGCACCTCGATCGCACCGGACGAACTCGCCCGCATCCATGCCTTCGTGCGGGAACGCGGCGGCGTGACCCTCGTCGACGAGATCTACCAGGCCATCAGCTACGACGACCGCTATCGGCGCAGCGCACTGGCGCTGGGCGACGACGTCATCTCCATCAACAGCTTTTCCAAATACTTCGGCATGACCGGCTGGCGGCTGGGCTGGCTGGTGCTGCCGCCGTCGATGATGTCGGCGGTCGAGAAGCTGGCGCAGAACCTCTACATCTGTCCCTCGACCATTGCTCAGCAAGCGGCCCTGGCCTGCTTCGAGCCCGAGTCGCTGGCCGAATACGAACGTCGTCGCCATGAGCTGCGCCAACGTCGCGACATGGTGGTCCCGGCGCTGCAAGCGATGGGCCTGCCGGTGCCGGTCGTGCCCGACGGCGCCTTCTATGTCTGGGCCGATGCGTCGGCGTCAGGCACCGGACTGTCGAGCTGGGACCTCTGCATGGACCTGATGCAGCAGGCGCAGGTGGCGCTGACCCCGGGGCGTGACTTCGGTCCGGCCTTCGGCGAACGCTTCCTGAGACTGTCCTTCTCCAGCAGCACCGAGGATCTGCGAGACGCGCTGGCGCGCATCCGGGTGCGGCTGGACCAGCTGCGCCATTGA
- a CDS encoding DoxX family protein has product MNTNTGALRKAASADGRGWTTWLRILIDPGLQQPSLLGGAASWTVNGAQALGALAARLYVAHVFFLSGLTKIRDWEITLALFEDEYHVPLLPPELAAWMGTGGELVLPVLLVLGLGGRFAALGLSVVNLMAVLSLSDIAPAALVQHQLWGGLLLGLALYGPGRLSLDAVVASHLRCEKGRSGR; this is encoded by the coding sequence ATGAACACTAACACCGGCGCACTTCGGAAAGCCGCTTCGGCCGACGGCAGGGGATGGACCACCTGGCTGCGCATCCTCATCGATCCCGGCCTGCAACAGCCCAGCCTGCTGGGCGGCGCCGCGTCATGGACGGTGAACGGCGCGCAGGCCCTGGGCGCCCTGGCGGCGCGCTTGTATGTGGCCCATGTCTTCTTCCTCTCCGGCCTGACCAAGATTCGCGACTGGGAGATCACCCTGGCCCTGTTCGAGGACGAATACCACGTGCCGCTCCTGCCCCCTGAACTGGCCGCCTGGATGGGGACCGGGGGGGAGCTGGTGCTGCCGGTACTGCTGGTGCTGGGCTTGGGGGGACGCTTCGCCGCCTTGGGGCTGAGCGTGGTCAACCTGATGGCGGTGCTGAGCTTGTCTGACATCGCGCCGGCCGCACTGGTGCAGCATCAGCTCTGGGGCGGGCTGCTGTTGGGGCTGGCGCTGTATGGGCCGGGACGACTGTCGTTGGACGCGGTGGTCGCGTCGCACTTGCGCTGCGAGAAGGGCCGTTCGGGCCGTTGA
- the ybgC gene encoding tol-pal system-associated acyl-CoA thioesterase, protein MPAFQHELRVYWEDTDAGGVVFYANYLKFMERARTEWLRGLGFEQEAMRRDEGLIFVVSDTALRYLAPARLDDWLRVTVHPTDIGRASLTIDQQVWRGELLLTEGRIRIGCVDAGSLKPTRIPARILQALQA, encoded by the coding sequence CTGCCCGCGTTCCAGCATGAGCTGCGCGTCTATTGGGAGGACACCGATGCCGGTGGCGTCGTGTTCTATGCCAACTACCTGAAGTTCATGGAACGTGCCCGCACCGAATGGCTGCGCGGCCTGGGCTTCGAGCAGGAAGCCATGCGGCGTGACGAAGGCCTGATCTTCGTCGTCAGCGACACCGCCTTGCGCTACCTGGCACCCGCGCGCCTGGATGACTGGCTGCGCGTCACCGTCCATCCCACCGACATCGGTCGGGCCAGCCTGACCATCGACCAGCAGGTCTGGCGGGGTGAGCTGCTGTTGACCGAAGGGCGCATCCGCATCGGCTGCGTGGATGCGGGCAGCCTCAAGCCCACCCGGATCCCGGCACGTATCCTGCAGGCCTTGCAGGCCTGA
- the ribBA gene encoding bifunctional 3,4-dihydroxy-2-butanone-4-phosphate synthase/GTP cyclohydrolase II: protein MPISPIPELVAELAAGRMVILVDEEDRENEGDLVLAADHVTPEAINFMAKYGRGLICLTLTRDRCEQLQLPPMATRNGTKHGTAFTVSIEAATGVTTGISAADRARTVQAAVAKGAVPTDLVQPGHIFPLQAQDGGVLMRAGHTEAGCDLSRMAGLSPAGVICEIMNDDGTMARLPDLEVFAEQHGLKIGTIADLIEYRSRNESIVQRIAQRPLETRQGAFDCHVFRDRTGNVHMALVLGQWTPDSEVLVRVHEPFSALDLLEAGRCGHSWPLPEALAALQREGRGVAVLLNCGEESDALLDRLKGHDEADKRPTMDLRTYGVGAQILRELGVQKMKLLGSPRRMPSMTGFGLEVTGFEAAQNC, encoded by the coding sequence ATGCCTATTTCTCCGATTCCTGAGCTGGTCGCCGAACTGGCGGCCGGCCGCATGGTCATCCTGGTCGACGAAGAAGACCGCGAGAACGAGGGTGACCTCGTCCTGGCCGCGGACCACGTCACCCCTGAAGCCATCAACTTCATGGCCAAGTACGGCCGTGGCCTGATCTGCCTGACGCTCACCCGCGACCGCTGCGAGCAACTGCAGCTGCCGCCGATGGCCACGCGCAACGGCACCAAGCACGGCACCGCCTTCACCGTCTCGATCGAAGCGGCCACCGGCGTGACCACTGGCATTTCCGCCGCCGACCGTGCCCGCACCGTCCAGGCCGCCGTCGCCAAGGGCGCCGTGCCGACCGACCTGGTCCAGCCGGGCCATATCTTCCCGCTGCAAGCCCAGGACGGCGGCGTGCTGATGCGCGCCGGCCATACCGAAGCCGGCTGCGACCTGTCGCGCATGGCCGGCCTGTCGCCCGCCGGCGTGATCTGCGAGATCATGAACGACGACGGCACCATGGCCCGTCTGCCCGATCTGGAAGTCTTCGCCGAGCAGCACGGCCTGAAGATCGGCACGATTGCCGACCTGATCGAGTACCGCAGCCGCAACGAATCGATCGTCCAGCGCATCGCCCAGCGTCCGCTGGAGACCCGCCAGGGCGCCTTCGACTGCCATGTCTTCCGCGACCGCACCGGCAATGTGCACATGGCGCTGGTGCTGGGTCAATGGACACCGGACAGCGAAGTGCTGGTCCGCGTGCATGAGCCGTTCTCCGCGCTGGACCTGCTCGAAGCCGGCCGCTGCGGTCACTCATGGCCCCTGCCTGAGGCCCTAGCGGCCCTCCAGCGTGAGGGTCGAGGCGTGGCGGTGCTGCTGAACTGCGGCGAGGAATCCGATGCCCTGCTCGACCGGCTCAAGGGCCATGACGAGGCCGACAAGCGTCCGACCATGGACCTGCGCACCTACGGCGTTGGTGCCCAGATCCTGCGCGAACTCGGCGTGCAGAAGATGAAGCTGCTCGGCAGCCCCCGCCGCATGCCCAGCATGACCGGCTTCGGGCTCGAGGTGACCGGCTTCGAAGCCGCCCAGAACTGCTGA
- the tolR gene encoding protein TolR — translation MAALSSRSGSRRRTMNEINMVPFIDVMLVLLIIFMVSAPLITTGVVDLPSVGQSRQQPTHVIQVIVGKDETLKLKLDGEQDPQPVPLKALAARVKDAQAGDANTPVVISADRNVKYEAVVKAMDVLQRAGIQRVGLSVKNGAADN, via the coding sequence ATGGCCGCCCTATCTTCCCGCAGCGGTTCGCGCCGCCGCACCATGAACGAGATCAACATGGTGCCCTTCATCGACGTGATGCTGGTGCTGCTGATCATCTTCATGGTCAGCGCCCCGCTGATCACCACCGGCGTGGTGGACCTGCCCAGCGTGGGCCAAAGCCGCCAGCAGCCCACCCATGTGATCCAGGTGATCGTCGGCAAGGACGAGACGCTCAAGCTCAAGCTCGACGGTGAACAGGATCCGCAACCGGTGCCGCTCAAGGCACTGGCCGCGCGGGTCAAGGATGCGCAGGCCGGCGATGCCAACACGCCGGTGGTCATTTCCGCCGACCGCAACGTCAAGTACGAAGCGGTGGTCAAGGCCATGGATGTGCTGCAGCGTGCCGGCATCCAGCGGGTCGGGCTGTCGGTGAAGAACGGTGCGGCAGACAACTGA